The DNA region GCCGACGCGTCCGGACCGGGCACACCCGTCGTGCTCGCCGCTACCCGCTGGGGCCGCATCCGGCAGCTCGTCACGCATGTCGCGGTCAAGGCGTGGGCCGACTCGATCTTCGCCAAATCCGCCGCGGCCGCCTTCTGGCAGACGCTGTCGCTGGCCCCGCTGCTGCTGGGTCTGCTCGGCAGCCTGGGCTACGTCGGGCACTGGTTCGGGCCGAACACCGTGAACATCGTGCAGTCCAAGATCGTGGCCTTCGCGCGCAAGGCGTTCAGCCCGAGCGTGGTCGACACGTTGGTCCAGCCGACCGTCAACGATGTGCTGCAGCGCGGGCACGGCGGGGTGGTGTCGGTGGGGTTCGTGTTGTCGCTGTGGGCCGGGTCCTCGGCGATGGCCACCTTCGTCGACGCCATCACCGCGGCGCACGGGCAGGCGACCGCGCGACACCCGGTCTGGCAGCGGATCTTCGCGCTGCTGCTCTATGTCGGCTTCCTCGTCGTCGCGGTGCTGATCCTGCCGTTGATCGCGCTGGGCCCGACGCTGATGGGCCGGGTGCTCCCGCATGGGTGGCGGGAACCGGGGCTGCGGCTGATCGACGCCTTCTACTATCCGGGCACCGGTCTGCTGCTCATCGTCGGGCTGACCTTCCTCTACAAGACGGCCCTGCACCGCACCCTGCCGTGGCATCGGCTGTTCGGCGGCGCGCTGGTGGCGGGCGTCTTCTTCATGGCCGCGAGCGAGGGCCTGCGCCGCTACCTGGCCTGGGTCACCCGCACCGGCATCTCCTACGGCGCGCTGGCCACCCCGATCGCGTTCCTGCTCTTCACCTTCTTCCTAGGTTTCGCGATCATCCTCGGCGCGGAGTTCAACGCCAGCGTCGAGGAGTTCTGGCCCGCCCGCGCCACCCGCATGGACCAGCTGCGCCACTGGTGGCAGTCCCGCAAGCCGGCCGAGCCCGCATCGAGTGGTCCGGTAGGCGAGTGATCGAAGCGGGCGGACTGTCCTACGCGGGCCGCAGCGCCGCGAACCAGTCCAGCAGTTCGGGTCGGTCGACGGCCCCGCGCGCGACGACCTCGGCGGGATCACCGCCCTGGAACAGTTTCTTCAGCGGGACCTCGAGCTTCTTTCCGGTCCGGGTGTGCGGGATCCCCGGGGCGGCGATGATCTCGTCGGGTACGTGCCGCGCCGAGAGTTCGCTGCGGATGGCCGTATTCACGCGATGGCGTACCTCGTCGGTCAACTCGACGCCCTCGGCGAGCACGACGAACAACGGCATCCAGTAGCCGCCTCCCGGCTGCTCGATGCCGAGCACCAGCGCCTCAACAATCTCGGGCAGGCCGCTCACGGCCTGGTAGATGTCGGCGCTGCCCATGCGAATCCCATTGCGGTTCAGAGTGGAATCCGAACGGCCGTGCACGATCACACTGCCGCGATCGGTGCGGGTGATCCAGTCTCCGTGCCGCCACACGCCGGGGTAGACGTCGAAGTAGGCCTCGCGGTATCGGACGCCGTCGGGGTCGTTCCAGAATCGCAGTGGCATCGACGGCATGGGTTCGGTGATCACCAACTCCCCCACCGCACGCCGCGCGGGACGGCCGTGTTCGTCCCAGGCGTCCAGCGCCACACCGAGATAGGGCGCCGACAGCTCCCCGGGCCAGACCGGCACCGTCCGCACGCCGCCGAAGAAGGCCGACACCACATCGGTGCCGCCGCTGATCGAGGACACCGACACGTGCTCACCCACGGTGTCGCGCACCCAGAGTGAGGACGACGGCGGCAGCGCCGCACCTGTGACGCCCACCGACCGCAGGGCCGACAGGTCGTGGTCACGACCGGGCACCGAACCGGCCTTCTCGCAGGCGAGCAGATATCCGGGGCTGGTGCCCACCACGGTCGCGCGGGTGCGGGCCGCCAACTGCCACAACCGGTCCGGCGCGGGGTGGGCGGGGCTGCCGTCGTAGCAGACGATTGTGGCCCCGACCAGCAATCCGGCGACCTGGTAGTTCCACATCATCCACGACGGGCTGGCGTACCAGAAGAAGGTGTCCTCGGGCCCGATATCCGATTGCAGGGACAGCGATTTCAGGTGTTCGAGCAGCACCCCACCGTGCCCGTGCACGATCCCCTTCGGTTTTCCGGTGGTGCCGGAGGAGTACAGGACCCACAGCGGATGGTCGAAATCCACCGTCACCGTATCGATTCCGCATCCGGCATACTCCATCGAGGCGACGTTGTCCCAGGCCAGAGCGCCGGGCACGGCGTACCCGAGCCGGGAGACGGCCACGGTCGCCCGCAGGGTCGGCAGTCCGGCTCGCAACGCGACGATCTCATCTCGTTTGTCGTGCGCTCTACCCGCGTACCGGTAGCCGTCCGCGGTGATCAGCACGGCCGGTTCCAGTTGCCCGAGCCGATCCAGCGCGGCCTGGGCGGAGTAGTCCTGTCCGCAGACGCTCCAGATCGCGCCGATGCTCGCGGTGGCCAGGAAGGCGATCACCGTCTCGGCGATATCGGGCAGGTACCCGGCCACCCGATCCCCGGGCCCGACACCGAGCGTGCGCAACGACCGGGCGAGGGCTCCTGTGCGCGTGAGCAATTCCGCCCAGGACAGCTCGCGCGGCGCGGACTCCTCATGCAGCGCCACGATGGCCGGCCGGTCGGCGCGCGCCTGCCGCACCACCTGGTCGACGTAATTGACCGTGGCGCCCGGGAACCAGCGGGCGCCCGGCATCGAGTCGTCGGCCAGCGTCACACCGGGCGCCTCGCCGAGCTCGAACCAGTCCCACACCGCCCGCCAGAAACCGGGCAGATCGTCGACCGACCACTGCCACAGCGCCCGATAGTCGGGCAACTGCACGCCGGTGCGCGCCGTCACGAACCGCGCGAACCGGGTGATCTGCGCGTCCTCGATGACGTCGGGGCTCGGTGTCCACTGCGGCTCGTGACCCGCCGCCGGTGTGAAGATCCCCGTCATCGCGCGCTCCATCCACCGTCCATGGTGTACGAAGCGCCGGTCACCATGCCCGCCATACCGGAGGTGAGCCAGCCGACCAGCGAGGCGACCTCCTCCGGTTCGACGAGCCGTTTGATCGCGTTCTCGGTGAGCATGATGGTCTGCACCACCTCCTGCTCGGCGATCCTGTGGGCCTTGGCCTGATCGGCGATCTGCTTGTCCACCAAGGGAGTCCGCACGTATCCCGGATCGACGCAGTTGCTGGTGATCCCGAACGGGCCGCCTTCCAGCGCCGTCACCTTGGACAGGCCCTCGAGGGCGTGTTTGGCCGTCACGTACGCGGACTTGAAGGCCGAGGCGCGCAGACCGTGCACGGAGGAGACGTTGACGATCCGCCCGAACCGCTGCCGCTGCATGTGCGGCAGGGCGGCGCGGGTGAGCAGGAACGGCGCCTCCACCATGAGCGCGAGCATGGTCCGGAAGCGCTCGGGCGGGAATTCGGTGATGGGAGCGACGGTTTGGACGCCGGCATTGTTGACCAGGATGTCCACCTCCAGTTCCAGGTTCTCCAGGGCGGCGACCTCGGACAGGTCGACTTCCCAGGCGGTACCGCCGATCTCGGTGGCCACCGTCTCGGCGGCCACGCCGTCGATGTCGGCGACCCGCACCGCGGCGCCGCGACCGGCCAGTTCGCGCGCGCACGCCGCGCCGATCCCGCTCCCGCCGCC from Nocardia tengchongensis includes:
- a CDS encoding YihY/virulence factor BrkB family protein: MLAATRWGRIRQLVTHVAVKAWADSIFAKSAAAAFWQTLSLAPLLLGLLGSLGYVGHWFGPNTVNIVQSKIVAFARKAFSPSVVDTLVQPTVNDVLQRGHGGVVSVGFVLSLWAGSSAMATFVDAITAAHGQATARHPVWQRIFALLLYVGFLVVAVLILPLIALGPTLMGRVLPHGWREPGLRLIDAFYYPGTGLLLIVGLTFLYKTALHRTLPWHRLFGGALVAGVFFMAASEGLRRYLAWVTRTGISYGALATPIAFLLFTFFLGFAIILGAEFNASVEEFWPARATRMDQLRHWWQSRKPAEPASSGPVGE
- a CDS encoding acetoacetate--CoA ligase produces the protein MTGIFTPAAGHEPQWTPSPDVIEDAQITRFARFVTARTGVQLPDYRALWQWSVDDLPGFWRAVWDWFELGEAPGVTLADDSMPGARWFPGATVNYVDQVVRQARADRPAIVALHEESAPRELSWAELLTRTGALARSLRTLGVGPGDRVAGYLPDIAETVIAFLATASIGAIWSVCGQDYSAQAALDRLGQLEPAVLITADGYRYAGRAHDKRDEIVALRAGLPTLRATVAVSRLGYAVPGALAWDNVASMEYAGCGIDTVTVDFDHPLWVLYSSGTTGKPKGIVHGHGGVLLEHLKSLSLQSDIGPEDTFFWYASPSWMMWNYQVAGLLVGATIVCYDGSPAHPAPDRLWQLAARTRATVVGTSPGYLLACEKAGSVPGRDHDLSALRSVGVTGAALPPSSSLWVRDTVGEHVSVSSISGGTDVVSAFFGGVRTVPVWPGELSAPYLGVALDAWDEHGRPARRAVGELVITEPMPSMPLRFWNDPDGVRYREAYFDVYPGVWRHGDWITRTDRGSVIVHGRSDSTLNRNGIRMGSADIYQAVSGLPEIVEALVLGIEQPGGGYWMPLFVVLAEGVELTDEVRHRVNTAIRSELSARHVPDEIIAAPGIPHTRTGKKLEVPLKKLFQGGDPAEVVARGAVDRPELLDWFAALRPA
- a CDS encoding 3-hydroxybutyrate dehydrogenase — its product is MNPGDGDLRGRTVLVTGGGSGIGAACARELAGRGAAVRVADIDGVAAETVATEIGGTAWEVDLSEVAALENLELEVDILVNNAGVQTVAPITEFPPERFRTMLALMVEAPFLLTRAALPHMQRQRFGRIVNVSSVHGLRASAFKSAYVTAKHALEGLSKVTALEGGPFGITSNCVDPGYVRTPLVDKQIADQAKAHRIAEQEVVQTIMLTENAIKRLVEPEEVASLVGWLTSGMAGMVTGASYTMDGGWSAR